The Vanessa tameamea isolate UH-Manoa-2023 chromosome 2, ilVanTame1 primary haplotype, whole genome shotgun sequence genome has a segment encoding these proteins:
- the LOC113398982 gene encoding acetylcholinesterase-like isoform X2 has product MALIWVRENIAAFGGDPNSITLAGHSAGADSVLLHMVSPRSKGLFHRAIIMSPQNIWKAIEKDNDNNNFDIVKLSRGVAQSLGCLSGIESEILQCLKIQSLKDIMSQYSNNWTDIIQPIPDNFLPETEQYLPTTLSAALASAKSPTIPVDVIIGTTDLETINYDNNYEEIINLGGDHLYNQSISTVIPKLLRLLSLDRPETSILLPQIIQWEFLGANIRKENEKQTLKIIEAIARMETSAKWEAGCALLAARLARRISHLYVYHYSQPFGTDLKGQRFNFTGATHGAELFAVLGDALMLQIARRPSSQNEKEIFNKFRKYIKNFVTYGSPSTQKEWPRYMVGDSYIHEVCNADFTDYNQYKLIRRISFWLQYLPRLSNKLTLNEQAEKITISNDGNRLRGGVIALCGISVMFLLLLGVSVVILYKWRTRRPLDIDSQVAN; this is encoded by the exons ATGGCTTTAATATGGGTTCGAGAAAATATAGCGGCATTTGGAGGAGATCCAAATTCCATCACGCTAGCAGGCCACTCCGCTGGAGCAGACAGTGTTCTTCTTCATATGGTATCACCTCGGTCTAAag GTTTATTTCACCGGGCCATCATTATGTCACCACAAAATATTTGGAAAGCGATTGAAAAAgataacgataataataatttcgatatCGTAAAATTATCGAGAGGCGTCGCACAATCTTTAGGCTGTTTGAGTGGAATAGAAAGTGAAATTcttcaatgtttaaaaattcaatcTTTAAAGGATATAATGTCTCAATATTCG AACAATTGGACAGATATTATTCAACCAATTCCTGATAATTTCTTACCAGAAACGGAACAATATTTACCAACAACGCTTTCAGCAGCGTTAGCCTCGGCAAAATCACCGACTATTCCTGTTGATGTAATTATAGGAACTACTGATCTGGAAACAATTAATTatg ATAACAATTACGAAGAAATTATAAATCTTGGTGGAGATCATTTGTACAATCAAAGTATATCAACAGTTATTCCAAAATTATTGCGTTTGCTATCGTTGGACCGACCGGAAACGTCGATACTT ttACCACAAATAATTCAATGGGAATTTTTGGGTGCTAATATacgaaaagaaaatgaaaaacaaacgttaaaaataatagaagccATTGCGAGAATGGAGACATCAGCTAAATGGGAAGCTGGATGTGCTCTTCTGGCAGCGAGGCTCGCCCGTcgaatttcacatttatatgtttatcaTTATTCACAACCATTCGGGACGGATTTAAAAGGCCaacgatttaattttacag GCGCAACACACGGCGCTGAACTGTTTGCAGTCTTAGGAGATGCTCTAATGCTCCAAATAGCGCGTCGACCGTCATcacaaaatgaaaaagaaatatttaacaaatttcgaaaatacattaaaaacttcGTTACATATgg ATCACCAAGTACTCAAAAGGAATGGCCAAGATATATGGTGGGAGACTCGTATATACACGAAGTGTGTAATGCTGATTTCACTGATTACAATCAATACAAGCTCATAAGGAGGATATCTTTTTGGCTTCAGTATTTACCACGTTTATCAAATAAACTCACATTAAATGAACAAGCcgaaaaaataactattagcaacg ATGGCAATCGGCTCCGCGGTGGCGTTATAGCCTTGTGCGGTATTTCAGTCATGTTTTTATTGCTGTTGGGTGTTAGCGttgttatattgtataaatggcGAACTCGACGGCCCTTGGACATTGATTCTCAAGTAGCAAACTAA
- the LOC113398982 gene encoding carboxylesterase 1C-like isoform X1 translates to MDLIYILCLSLLSCSVVGQDPVVNLSQGRVVGIKVFTENSLKPIEVFFGIPYAAPPIGRLRFSPPERHLGWRRTLFAHRLPPRCPHLGNESDISEDCLYLNIWTPRRVDVSLQPVIIILYSDSWLKNGVNLPCQELAAEGFVVVTVAYRLHILAFFTLKSIGARGNLALLDQYMALIWVRENIAAFGGDPNSITLAGHSAGADSVLLHMVSPRSKGLFHRAIIMSPQNIWKAIEKDNDNNNFDIVKLSRGVAQSLGCLSGIESEILQCLKIQSLKDIMSQYSNNWTDIIQPIPDNFLPETEQYLPTTLSAALASAKSPTIPVDVIIGTTDLETINYDNNYEEIINLGGDHLYNQSISTVIPKLLRLLSLDRPETSILLPQIIQWEFLGANIRKENEKQTLKIIEAIARMETSAKWEAGCALLAARLARRISHLYVYHYSQPFGTDLKGQRFNFTGATHGAELFAVLGDALMLQIARRPSSQNEKEIFNKFRKYIKNFVTYGSPSTQKEWPRYMVGDSYIHEVCNADFTDYNQYKLIRRISFWLQYLPRLSNKLTLNEQAEKITISNDGNRLRGGVIALCGISVMFLLLLGVSVVILYKWRTRRPLDIDSQVAN, encoded by the exons atggatttaatatatattttgtgtctttCTTTACTTTCGTGTTCTGTCGTTGGTCAAGATCCAGTTGTAAATTTATCCCAAGGTCGTGTTGTTGGG atcaaAGTTTTTACTGAAAATTCACTAAAACCTATTGAAGTGTTCTTTGGGATACCATATGCAGCTCCACCAATTGGGAGATTAAGATTTTCG CCTCCTGAACGACATTTAGGTTGGAGAAGGACTTTATTTGCTCATCGTTTACCACCGCGATGTCCTCATTTAGGGAATGAAAGTGATATCAGTGAAGACtgtttatatcttaatatatggACTCCGCGG AGAGTGGATGTAAGTTTGCAAccagttattattattctgtataGTGATTCTTGGCTCAAAAATGGCGTTAATTTACCATGTCAAGAGTTAGCAGCGGAAGGCTTCGTGGTCGTAACTGTAGCTTACAGGCTCCATATTCTAGCATTTTTCACACTAAAATCGATTGGAGCACGCGGAAATCTTGCCTTACTAGATCAATATATGGCTTTAATATGGGTTCGAGAAAATATAGCGGCATTTGGAGGAGATCCAAATTCCATCACGCTAGCAGGCCACTCCGCTGGAGCAGACAGTGTTCTTCTTCATATGGTATCACCTCGGTCTAAag GTTTATTTCACCGGGCCATCATTATGTCACCACAAAATATTTGGAAAGCGATTGAAAAAgataacgataataataatttcgatatCGTAAAATTATCGAGAGGCGTCGCACAATCTTTAGGCTGTTTGAGTGGAATAGAAAGTGAAATTcttcaatgtttaaaaattcaatcTTTAAAGGATATAATGTCTCAATATTCG AACAATTGGACAGATATTATTCAACCAATTCCTGATAATTTCTTACCAGAAACGGAACAATATTTACCAACAACGCTTTCAGCAGCGTTAGCCTCGGCAAAATCACCGACTATTCCTGTTGATGTAATTATAGGAACTACTGATCTGGAAACAATTAATTatg ATAACAATTACGAAGAAATTATAAATCTTGGTGGAGATCATTTGTACAATCAAAGTATATCAACAGTTATTCCAAAATTATTGCGTTTGCTATCGTTGGACCGACCGGAAACGTCGATACTT ttACCACAAATAATTCAATGGGAATTTTTGGGTGCTAATATacgaaaagaaaatgaaaaacaaacgttaaaaataatagaagccATTGCGAGAATGGAGACATCAGCTAAATGGGAAGCTGGATGTGCTCTTCTGGCAGCGAGGCTCGCCCGTcgaatttcacatttatatgtttatcaTTATTCACAACCATTCGGGACGGATTTAAAAGGCCaacgatttaattttacag GCGCAACACACGGCGCTGAACTGTTTGCAGTCTTAGGAGATGCTCTAATGCTCCAAATAGCGCGTCGACCGTCATcacaaaatgaaaaagaaatatttaacaaatttcgaaaatacattaaaaacttcGTTACATATgg ATCACCAAGTACTCAAAAGGAATGGCCAAGATATATGGTGGGAGACTCGTATATACACGAAGTGTGTAATGCTGATTTCACTGATTACAATCAATACAAGCTCATAAGGAGGATATCTTTTTGGCTTCAGTATTTACCACGTTTATCAAATAAACTCACATTAAATGAACAAGCcgaaaaaataactattagcaacg ATGGCAATCGGCTCCGCGGTGGCGTTATAGCCTTGTGCGGTATTTCAGTCATGTTTTTATTGCTGTTGGGTGTTAGCGttgttatattgtataaatggcGAACTCGACGGCCCTTGGACATTGATTCTCAAGTAGCAAACTAA
- the LOC113398983 gene encoding protein mono-ADP-ribosyltransferase PARP16, with amino-acid sequence MDREFDGLSDTGTNCNIATNSDTLSENQAKLDTLEKKAVHLRLVLEKDFKAADVKWSLFVAAAFSFRYESCLRPFPPVFIKNGIKDMDELLSVITDVPALDLVLQQLDNLDNLANISDILDLLFYVLVRLKEPCLKTVPPEAHEAILMNTNSLLPAPKPQYIFQCVSSNNSNSELKWRELSKDHKVFYAYYGNRLENFFTILNFGLQQHLNKTTLMGSGVYLTPELSISLPYSHVGFGWGASCLGGHLSCVAMCEVIDAPEGINYQKPVSNEGDSGRYEEEKNKMIVDQNLGSRLVHYVVTNCDLIKVRYLLVYAKQPTSMRFSSSSSNRDAGLRQWFARHKLFSILLGYGLMLATIGFANNQPIQYYYKFLLKKLDVAISNAKM; translated from the exons atggataGAGAATTTGATGGGCTATCAGATACAGGTACAAATTGCAACATAGCAACAAATTCAGATACCTTATCAGAAAATCAAGCAAAGTTAGATACTTTAGAGAAAAAGGCAGTTCATCTAAG acTAGTACTCGAAAAGGACTTTAAGGCAGCGGATGTAAAATGGAGTTTATTTGTAGCTGCAGCCTTTAGCTTCAGATATGAAAGTTGCCTAAGACCGTTCCCgcctgtttttattaaaaatggaattaaagACATGGATGAATTG cTTAGCGTTATAACAGATGTGCCAGCTTTGGATTTAGTTTTACAACAGTTAGACAATCTTGATAACTTGGCCAATATAAGTGACATTCTTGATTTGCTGTTTTATGTACTTGTAAGATTAAAAGAACCATGCTTAAAAACTGTACCACCGGAAGCG CATGAAGCAATATTAATGAATACGAACTCCTTGTTGCCGGCGCCAAAacctcaatatatttttcaatgtgtTAGTTCAAATAATTCGAATTCCGAGTTAAAATGGAGAGAGTTATCAAAAGATCACAAAGTATTTTATGCTTACTACGGAAATCGTTTGGAAAACTTTTTTACGATATTGAACTTTGGACTACAACAACACTTAAACAAG acAACATTAATGGGAAGTGGCGTGTATTTAACTCCAGAGTTGAGTATAAGTTTGCCGTATAGCCACGTAGGTTTTGGCTGGGGGGCTAGTTGTCTCGGTGGTCATCTATCATGTGTTGCAATGTGCGAAGTTATCGACGCTCCTGAAGGAATAAATTACCAGAAGCCTGTTTCAAATGAAG GTGATAGTGGTAGAtatgaagaagaaaaaaataaaatgatcgtCGACCAAAATCTTGGATCTCGACTGGTACACTATGTTGTTACCAATTgtgatttaataaaagttcGCTACTTATTGGTGTACGCCAAGCAACCTACTTCGATGAGATTTTCTTCAAGCAGCTCAAATAGGGAtg CGGGTCTACGTCAGTGGTTCGCAAGACATAAGCTGTTTTCTATTCTTCTTGGATACGGTCTAATGCTAGCAACTATTGGTTTTGCAAATAATCAACCTATACAGTActattacaaatttttattaaagaaattagaTGTGGCAATCAGCAATGCAAAAATGTaa